The sequence tttcatcccgttattttgcattatttctagtgaaaatttcggttttatgttatcatagtttctgcttttatggaaatattcgagaatcgaacaatgattacaaaattagcagcatattttcggagatatcagagcatgcaaggcaaatgattcttgtcatattgtgttcgggttctgataatggtttgtcgctaggtgcgtttgtcagtaacaaactctgttgatgacaaagagtatattgttaggcgttgctcgaatattgattccctgatggTGATGATTCTATGGTTTGAAGTATGCTAATAGTATAGAGACGAGCAAGTCGCtctaaaaaaggaaaaaaatatactaatacacccaggttttttttacgcgattttgttttagtcgtttaagaccttcagcgtcaatgaaacaatgagttaaccccacgaaaaaattcataaaaaatcaaagaaaattcagggggtatttaaaaagctgtgaaagttcaggttaaccgagaaattaattaaCTCCAACCgcataaaaaaaacctgggtgtagtaATCTTTTCTGATTATATATTCAAAAtaatagtaatttttttttcggcaaaatgggTTATTCCGGGAATTGTCATTCCCCAAAATGGGTAATTTCCGCGAAATACACCATTCCGCGGAATAGCACACTCCGGGAAATGGGTTTCCGTATAGTAGGACTCCGCCGAATGGAATTCCGCGGAACGATATTCCGCAATTTGTCATATAATCTGCTAGAACAACAGTACATAGTTAAAATTAGTGGAAACCAATAAAAAAGTGATTGATTGTCAAtggttacttgattgttttcaacagttttataattttttcataaaatagatttttgcctttctcgtacaccaaggtgtaacgaacaGGCTATGTATTCACtttcaagacgattttgtgatagatggtccggagacccatagtgttagataccaatcgactcagctcgacgaattgagatgatgtctgtctgtgagtgtgtgtgcgtgtgtgtacgtatgtgcgcaaaattaaactcactcatcttttctaatctaatctaatctaatctaatcgaacacaacAAAAttaaactcactcatcttttaggcacttatcttgatcaGATTTGTTTGCATTAGACGGGAAATCCTgtttcattgttttctattgaaaattggccacatcgaactatgggatcaaaagttatggccaaaatacaatttatatacaaaaaacacgctaagaaaatatcactcatttttttaagTATATCTAATATACGAGAATGGCACAAACACCGATCAGGGTCTTTTTGAGGGTTGGCCAGTTGTAATCTTAATAGACTGTTATCAAGGCTGGGCTCTACATGTGATACACAACAATAGCAGACGACCTAGGATACGTTGCTCACTAGGCCTGGGTtcgtattgtgatcataccgacacattaaatgatgatgatgattatagaacttttttcaaacaggcgtaactgtatttgaccttgaaatttgaaacggcaAATACTCTCCCAATTCAGCGTATTTCGTACAACTGACGTTACTACCAGATAAATCggaatctattctttctgttggACACAAAATTCCACCAAAATAGCTCGAATGAAGAGCACAATCGCCGTTCCAATAATCAAGGTCAAAATGAactacgcccatttgaaaaaaggtcCTAGATTTGTCTTCCCAAAGAATCTTAGAATATAAACCGGCCAAACAATGGAAGCTCAACATTTATGAAGATCTTTTCCGAATACTTAAatgtagggggagatcccccagtgccggacacatgcGCCATTTATCGAAAAACTCTCCAATTATCCGTATTATGTTTACTTGTATACCATACACATAACATatgatcagggaatcaatattcgagctacgcctaacaatatacctaactatttttgtttctgcttattttCGTGGCTTTCTGATACTTCAGcaagaaaaaacaattgaattgaagtaagtttaacaaGACTGACATACTGACATACAGACCTCACTACGATGTCATTGTAGCCCGAGCTAATCGTCAATtaggttttattttcaaaattgccgGCGAGCTCCGTGATCCGTTATTCTTTAGATCACTGTACTGTTCCCTTGTACGATCAATACTGGAATCATCCGCTGTTGTTTGGTGCCCTTTCCAGACCACATGGATCGCTAGAATCGAAGCCGTTCAACGGAAGTTTCTAAGATACGCTCTTCGATCCCTAAGGTGGCGTAATCCGACGAACTTGCCACCGTACGAGGAGCGGTGCCGGTTGATTAGCATCGAACCACTAGAGTTTAGACGGATCGCCGCTCAAGCTACGTTTGCTGGGAAGCTGCTCACGGGTCTCATCGATTGTCCAGCACTACTGTCGCAGTTTAATCTATATGCACCTGAAAGACCTCTTCGTCAACGTCTTCTAGAACTTGCTTCTAGAACCACAGACTAGCAAATATGCACTACACGAACCAATTCGATCCATCAGTCGCCGCTTCAACGAATTCTTCGTCATCGGTTACTAGAGTTTTCCCGTACTGCTGACCGTAAACAATTAGTTTAACTAATATTCATTTAGACATTCATtgtcagttgaattattttaataaataaacaaataaacaaattatatATCTAACAAATTATGATCGGTATTTAATATATGACTAATAATGACTATCTCAACttaatcagaatgcattcgattaattttaatattgttgattcaaaccttctaaaataaggcgaaacatgaaattttttaacaattttgttcaatttcaaattttgtacaaagtttacaacataaagatctgatattccatgcaggtaaaggacttttctatagctttcttttgtactacatTAGATGATGGAGGGATCTTTGCAAGTTTTGTTtttagaagtgtccggtattgggaggtgtccggcgctgggggatctccccctaaatattttttttttgctttttggaGCGGACATTCAGTACTTAATagcagtctatgttgacaacgggtggttGTTGCCATCTCCATGTAACATTTTTGAATAAAGATATAATGAGATCATTCTAGTAGGGCTTGTAATAGATTAATTTTAGTAACTATTGCAATAAACCGACATATTAACAGTAACTATTGCAATAAACCgacaattcaaataatcattagttggccaatcggtcaCTAGTGGCATCGAGTTTGACAtctgctcactaccgccatctgattCGTGATTTgtccaactaactgaaatcaacagatgtcgttagtgtttaaatgacgatgaattcgatgagtgaatgttcaatgtgttatgtctgtttgtctgtggtataacTGTTGCCCTTATTCaagtaagatgtgataaaagtttctTTACAGAGTTTGTGAACATTATGATAACGTTATTCTTATAAACGAGAATGAAAATCAATgcttaattttctttttccttttgacacttttccttttgaaatatcaaCATCAAGCCCCTAGGTTCAAGGACAGTGTTTTACATAAAATTGATTATACAGGAGATAGACAAAAAAGTTGAAATAGGCAAActtttgtcgaaattcaaatcagcataactttacTTGCAATAATTCGATTTCAATGAAaccgggaccatcggacgcagaAACTCTTCTCGGTTTTCGCCTTCATCCTAATTGTAAAATCGACTCACGGggaccggagatattccgggtttatTGTTTGTACCATCGATAGAGTGttgaaaatacatttttgacgtaggactaagTCTGTCTTtcctatattggggtacacttagccattgcgaaaatcggagacATTCAAATTTATTACATAATCACTCTCCGTTTTCCGCttatgattctgctaccgaagcgcaactttctgtcgtcgccaaatgaataattttgcactttgaagggaACGGATCTACCTTTtcttgtgtaaaataatggtccAGCAAAGATCCGATATATTTCCAACAATACGATTTTTCAATCCATAAcagcaacaaaacaaaaccagaatcttgtgataaaatttattttgctgccaaaaGTTTGTTGCATGATCTCTCTCCAACGTGCGCTTGCGATTTTGTTACCGAAGGCAACTGTAAGTCGTCGCCAAAGAAAGTTCATGTCGGATCAACTttgttttgtataaaatggtggaccGAAATAAATCGATTTCATTTACAATGACTAATAGAAACAATACCAAAGATTCTTGCCAGAAAGTTCACTTTCCGCCGacgacagccaaatcgatgaagacgccaccttagtgaaaattgtttacagcaaccacccatcggcgaCCGTCGGTCGAACCGACAGATGCCAagcgataatgttttgtaatatgaaaaaataacttCGTCTTGGGCTAAGTTTCTGATGTTACCCCTATAAAAATACGCATTTTGAATAACTAACatttcataaccaaattcagaattgGTCCGctctctgcggaatcccgatcaaaacggctcgcgcgcgccagagagcagctttcttgtatctaTTGAAATAATCCCATTAGCCCCACCCCTtgattaatcgttatgagtgcccATAATATTTACACCCACATCAGATCACAAAAGGGCGGGTCTAACGGgcttgaatacaagaaagctgtttTCCGGCGCGCGAGTCATTCTGATCGGGATTAATATAATCAAGCCCTCGTTTCCCTGATTGAACCAATTGATGGGGacaagagcccgccctttatccacgaaattTTAACAATAGGAAATTAGCAATCCCACTCTTCCTATTCCAATCGTTTCTGCGTCCGATGGTCTCGCCCCGGTTATATTAAAACCGAGTTATTATAAGCAAAGTTATggtgatttgaatttcgacaaatttttgcctatctgaacttttttgtctaacccTTGTTTTAATTCCCTAATGAAACGATGAAGGAATGCCAAAAAATTTCTTGTCTTGTTGAAACAATCCCATGAATGTTGGAAGGCACAAATTTTGATAGAACTCTACAGCCACCATGGGAACGGAGGTTAAAAACTGGCAACTCTTCTGCTACGTGTGAGTGGTATACTGATTATTCCGTCGTCGTTCTTGCGTTTCATTCATATGAACTTTAATCGATTCCTCTAAGAATACATTTTCCGGCTAATTAATTTCACGTAGTGATTAATCTGTGCTCAAACTCAGCTCGACGTGTTCATCAAATGGTGTGAGATAAATCGTATGGCACTAAATGGATCAAGACAAATGTTCGGTtagacttgacttgacttgatcCATCTCCACTGGCATGATCCAAACAACCTACCAAGTTACTATGACCACTGCAAGTTCATCGGGTTAGAGTTGTTGATTGAGCGTCGTGATGTATCCAGAGCTTAATTTATCTCCGACCTACTAAAATCGAGAATTGATTGCTCACATTTGCTCTCGCTTTTGAACCTAAATGCGCCTCGTCGTCAGCTAAGTATCTTCAATCAATGTGCTACTGAATTAGATGTTCGCCTCTCTCGCTCCAATCTTCGAAAAAGTTTTGCCGAATACTTGCCGCTCCTAACACAAATACTTTCTGATAGATAGTTAGTCAGGATATTTAATTAAGGCTTAAATTGTAAAATTGAATACAAATAAAGCTACCAGCCctgtatttatttttcattttcgtacAAACTATAGTTATCAAACAATAATATGATAATAATActacatgagcatgagcatgatgaccgtgcatttcgtagttgctactccgtgattgaccgaacaatcgcaattgcacagggaaccaatggatggaagcatgggatttactctccaacctcaatgtgcacagtccgagagctctagtattttaaaATGATCGATAACTGGCCACGCCTTCACGATCtttcggggatgggaaggaattgatgatgcaatgactcgcccactgcaagccaagaacacctctgcactcgccacgagtccatgcggaattttattagAGTACCCCCAGactttatggcagaggttcgtcttggttaacgggttgccaatgtgatagtaatgaaaggatggtatattctaattggatgtcgaaacgagctttttcgctcatttcgtatTCTAACAGTtgcctgctagaactaatcaagttgtagatatagggatagaagatggaaacggtatgaaagcccatttccagttctaacgattgctagaacatgagaaatatatgaaagatacaaagtaggaggattgatcccacgacctcttgcgtatgaggcagaagcggtagccatatgaccaatAAGCCCGTTATTAATAATATAATGATAATACTACAGCATGGATACTATTTCTTGCTGATAGATAGTTACCTTCTAAAAGTTGTACGAGTTGGTTAAATTTTGCATTTCCTTAACTGCGCAAAATATGGTGCGTGCACGGTCATATGCTGCTCGGCAAGCGTAAAGCAGTTGGCATTTTCCAGAGTCACGCTGCTTATCTTCACGCATATCTCCCGCAAGCCCATACTCCTTTAAAATTGAATCTGATTCGAACTGTATTTCATcgaacatttcaaaatattcgacAATAATGCAAAAGATGCCAGTTTGAAAATGTTGCATCTATCTGTTTGTGAGTAATCGTGAGTACGCATCAATAGCAACGTTTTGTAGCTAAGTGATAGCCTTCTTGACCTATATACTCATGAATCACGTTCATGGAAATACAAAATCAGTTTTCTACTCACAGCGTGTAGTGTAGAAGATCACCTCAGTTGAGACAGATTATTTCACTGATTCTACGTTACCAATTGTTACAGTCCAAAATGGGACTGGCAAATATTTTTGGATTCGTGGTCATAGGGCTGTATTTCACCAGCATTTGGGCACGACCAGGCCAGTTGAAACAGCAAATTTACGAATTTCGAGAATTTCACTCAAGTTCAACGCAGGATCACGCTACAAGGTAAATTATCCATCATGTGGATTAGTTGACTAGATGATATTATATTTTGATGCTGCAGTCAGTCTCGCGATGCACGACTTCAAGCGTTTCCTGTCCATCATACTCTCTGGTCCGACCAGCACCCGAACGAAGTGAATGCATTTGCGGAAATGTTTCGCCAAAACTACAATCATATGGTGGCGCAGTACAATGAGATGATGCGAATGCAGCAACAAACCATGTCAACTATGTTTATGCCAGGTAATACATAAGAGACCTGTCTTCAAGACAAATTAGTACTATTTCATCGATTTTTACTACTTGATTATAACTTGACATATACGCATTCCGACTCCAACAGTAAAGCCGTTTTTAGTGCGTCGTTCTTGGCTTGACTTCGGAATACGTAAAGTGACACTCAAGTTGTGAAATTAATGGAATAGTAATAACTCGTCTTATATGAAGTTGGAGAAATTCCACTAAACAAGCTCAAGCATGCGTGTTTCGATTTTAGTGAATTATGAACTCTACCATGTACCAGTCGGATACACATGGGATAGTTATTTCGGTAATCAGCAACAATTTGTTAATGAGGAAACAGAACGAATGTCACGCCAACTGATCGATGATATAGAACAAGGACGTCGAACGCAGCAGGAGCTAGCGAACCCTAATTTCTTCATTGAGCAAGCTGCAACTGAGTTAAACAGAGTACACAAATCTCACGAATTTATAGAATCTACCGATTTACAGACTGGTAAACATTTTGACAACTTGCAATCGCAAatgcagcagcaacaacaagaACATGTTCATCAAGCTGAACTTGAACAACAAGCTGGTCATGGTGTGGTATACAATGCCAATACTAATCAATACGAATACGTAAGATTGATGCAACCTCACGAAGAAGTAGCCGATCCGGATGATACCCAACATTCATCGTATATACAAAGTTTGCCCCCAGTAACGTTCGATAATGAAAAATTGAATGCATTTGATCAGCAGATCGAAAATATAGAAATACATACTCCGATTTCGATCGAAACTTCGCGTCCAGTTGAACAAagtaaactaattaaaacatcTACGACAAAGCCATTATCGTCATTTCAGTCAAATATCAACAACGATGAGTTCTACGGCAGTACCTATGATCAGCAGCAGAAGTTCGATTTACAGTTTATCGAAAACAGGTCAACGTCATCCAGAAATAACGTTATGTCACTGGTACGCAATAGAACCATAGTCAAAGCTTCGACAACTACTGAGATTCCAACGACAACGACAACAACTACTACTAGTACCACAACACCaccaccaacaacaacaaccggTATTATGTCTATGTTGCCACACAAAAAACCGCCGATGAACTATGAAGACTTATATCAACAAGTCCGAGTGGAATTAGATAAGCATATGAATCAGCTGGAGGATAACAAAACCGAAGAAACACATTTCATGGGCATGACGAGCAATAGGGAGCATGTAAAACTTACGTATGAAACTGTTAACTCTGGGAAAGGCGAGAAAGAACCTCGTGGAGATCAGGGCCATCCAGCAGACGATTACATTTACGAAGAACCTGTCGAATCGGAGCCGGGAATGGGCTATTATTCATTTGGAACTGAGCCTACGTTAGCTGATCAGACTACAACAGCAGCAATagaaattactactactactacgtcCACTACACCCAGAAATACAGAGCCAGTGAATTTGAATTCGTACTATTCAGCTCCATTGGCTCCATTTCCAACTACAACGACTACATTGAGACCGTTAAACCCATATTATTCCGCGCCATTGGCACCATTTCCCGAAGATACGGTTCAGGAAGTAAGCAATACGCAACAATTACAGGTGAGTTATTTGTAGGTACATATACTGAATTGAGTCCATAAACCCGGTGAAAATTAGAAtgtgaactttgacatcaatGAACTATTTATCAAGTGGTAAAAGCTCGTAATAAGGCCGGCTATTAGGTTATAAACTACGGAGAAAGAACATAACTGTCGTTACAGAAcatgctgtccgaaacatcttaTGAAAATCCATATGATTTGACAGTTCTGTACCCAACATGATtcgcacggttagaaaaaagtactaaattttaggtactttttttctcttgcatcttcctccctcttccctttgttgtcataaaattaagagcaaaaccactcaacaagggcattaaagtgtgggaacccagcGTTAaataatctcatgtttacaaaagttgagtgaaatttacctaacttttggttagtttctatttaaatttaggtatattttacttaatataaagtgaattttacctaatttcaagaaaaaatgctcaattttgggttcccacactgaacccccgatttgagtgaaaagtgcctaatattaggtacttttttctaaccatGCGGACAGCAAAACAAAGGGaatcgaagcgacaatctttccCTGTAGTTTATAACTGCTTTTAATGAATACCTCGATTAGATTGCATACAcatatatggcctccactttccACAAGTAATCGCAAtaatatacgatcttgtgtttgctgggtaaATTATCAAACAACAGAAAGTGTATATTTATTTGTATAATATATGCACATGATAAAAATGGCTGATTCGCCCTGACATTACTTCGAAATGTTACGCCACGGTTGGATAATTTATTATATCTCTGATTTCGTAGTATGCTGAATATTCTGAAATTTCCGACATGAACCAGCAAGTTCAAACTATAGAGCATCATTACGGTAGCCACTTAGCAGAAGCTGATACAGTCcaaggtaataaaattaatgacGCCTTAATTTAAAAAAGTCATACAATAAATATTTGTGCTTTTAGATCTCAACAACAACGaagaattcaatcaaaatcaggTCCATCTTATGCACGGATATATTGACATGCAACAATTTGAAGACGAGCAGCAACGCTATACAGATGTCGGAGAAGTGTTGAATGTGGGACACGTTGTGGAGCATCCTGTGGCAAAGCCACAAGAGCGACAGTTACCACCAGAACAAGCCTATCGCAATCCTGACCTGCAACAAACGTCAGCCAACGATATACTTCAGGAACACGAAATACCAGCACATGTAAGTGTATTCGCAAGTCGTTTTCAGCATCATACATTGAAGAATAATGATATGATCAGCCAGAGACCACAAACAGAATACTTGCAACTGGATAAAGCTTTGAGACGGCAACTTGACAGCTATTAAAATAGTGCTTTAATCAAGACGTTACGACCCTAAAAAAAAAGTAGGACTTTAAAtgacttagtttttttttgactgTTTAAAGTCTTATCATCCTAAAAAAAACTACctcaagaatttaaaaatatcttcctTTGCAGGTTCAGGAGATAGCAGTAACTCCGATTCCAGCGGACGTTCAGAATCATAAGAAGAATTGGTTGAAACGCCAATTTGATAAGATAAAAAATGTGCTCTATTAATTATTGTAAATGTAACATTAATTCATTAAATGCTGTCCAAAATACAGGGTAATGTCGGGTTCCCATTCCGGATAAGGCTCAAATACCAATGTAGGCAATATTGTACTCGCTTAAAAAGTTGAACTGCAGCTAGTTAAAAATAACTTCAACAATGGAGCTTCCATTTACACTcaggttttttacgcggttagaattaattaatttctcggttaacttgAACTTTCACAATTACCTCTTGAATatgctttgattttttgtgaattttttcgtgggattACCTCATTATTTCTTTGACGCTGAATGTCTTAagcgactaaaaccaaaccgtgtaaaaaaaaactgggtgtatCAGGTGTGTGTAGATGCGCAATAGCCGGGAATACTTGTCGCTTCCTCATAAGTATATAAAACAGcagattaaaaataataaaaccgcaataaaaatatttgaagaaacatacaaattaaatgGCATCGAAGCATTTTTGCCACACTTGCAGTAGATCTGAGTCTGACGCAATTTATATAATCGAAGCATTTTGTTAGAacatcttcttattcttcttattggcattacatccccacactgggacagagccgcctcgcagcttagtgttcattaagcacttccacagttattaattgcaaggtttctaagccaggttaccattttggcattcgtatatcatgaggctagcacgatgatacttttaagcccagggaagtcgagacaatttccaatccgaaaattgcctagaccggcaccggaaatcgaacccagccaacctcagcatggtcttgctttgtagccgcgcgtcttaccgcacggctaaggagggcccttgtTAGTACATACAACAGTTAAATtctaatcacattttttttcttggagcatagaaccactgcgtctattgagttgaacttttgtgttATACCCCTTATTACTATTTATTACTTATTTATTACTGATTACTTAatagtaatcaggggtataccacaaagTATTAACTATTAgcatcttgtaggttgatcaccatttgtcaagtaaaccaCCTAAGATGCGTCTGTTTTCCCAGTTCGGCAAAATTGAATTAATAAATCCCACTacttttccaggatttgcagtccaaatttCTTCTGGTTGCATAAGGCCACTATATAGAAATTGATATCTAGGGTTAGGCGGagcaagatgggtcacggggtaaCATAGGTCAGGaccgtttttgagcatcgtatacattttaatgtggaaattatgactttgtagaaggaataatttggttctactttattgtcactcgatttgatgataaaattatttcatttttgtaGAGTATAGcaagttacaatatttttcaacattgtTTCATATGCGAAACACACTTTCTATTATCTATTATTattgtattgattttagttatatgtaactactcatcacaattgaagatAAAGGTaaaatgggttttccacttaccccatcccactgggtgaagtggaaaaacaactccttatttttaaatctctttccacaaatttcaagcgaccaaaatggtatgaattaccgcacagttggtgcaaaattgactgtttttgatagcccatgtTGATTGAacccatttaga comes from Armigeres subalbatus isolate Guangzhou_Male chromosome 2, GZ_Asu_2, whole genome shotgun sequence and encodes:
- the LOC134211862 gene encoding uncharacterized protein LOC134211862; protein product: MGLANIFGFVVIGLYFTSIWARPGQLKQQIYEFREFHSSSTQDHATSQSRDARLQAFPVHHTLWSDQHPNEVNAFAEMFRQNYNHMVAQYNEMMRMQQQTMSTMFMPVNYELYHVPVGYTWDSYFGNQQQFVNEETERMSRQLIDDIEQGRRTQQELANPNFFIEQAATELNRVHKSHEFIESTDLQTGKHFDNLQSQMQQQQQEHVHQAELEQQAGHGVVYNANTNQYEYVRLMQPHEEVADPDDTQHSSYIQSLPPVTFDNEKLNAFDQQIENIEIHTPISIETSRPVEQSKLIKTSTTKPLSSFQSNINNDEFYGSTYDQQQKFDLQFIENRSTSSRNNVMSLVRNRTIVKASTTTEIPTTTTTTTTSTTTPPPTTTTGIMSMLPHKKPPMNYEDLYQQVRVELDKHMNQLEDNKTEETHFMGMTSNREHVKLTYETVNSGKGEKEPRGDQGHPADDYIYEEPVESEPGMGYYSFGTEPTLADQTTTAAIEITTTTTSTTPRNTEPVNLNSYYSAPLAPFPTTTTTLRPLNPYYSAPLAPFPEDTVQEVSNTQQLQYAEYSEISDMNQQVQTIEHHYGSHLAEADTVQDLNNNEEFNQNQVHLMHGYIDMQQFEDEQQRYTDVGEVLNVGHVVEHPVAKPQERQLPPEQAYRNPDLQQTSANDILQEHEIPAHVQEIAVTPIPADVQNHKKNWLKRQFDKIKNVLY